One segment of Drosophila ananassae strain 14024-0371.13 chromosome 3R, ASM1763931v2, whole genome shotgun sequence DNA contains the following:
- the LOC26515108 gene encoding sperm mitochondrial-associated cysteine-rich protein-like, with the protein MPCCPPSCCGPCNNVPCCGPHSPPCGAPSPIPCSPAPGMCCPPLPEGGIPDPRVWNYYNTPVTYPCGF; encoded by the exons ATGCCTTGCTGCCCTCCTTCCTGCTGCGGACCCTGCAATAACGTGCCCTGCTGTGGCCCGCACAGTCCGCCCTGCGGTGCTCCGTCTCCCATTCCATGCTCCCCCGCGCCGGGCATGTGCTGCCCACCTTTGCCCGAGGGCgggatccccgatccccgtgTCTGGAACTACTACAACACACCCGTTACTTATCCAT GTGGCTTTTAA
- the LOC6497303 gene encoding sodium/potassium-transporting ATPase subunit beta-2 isoform X1, whose amino-acid sequence MPTITEDCIDGFQQYYARPPERPKKKSLKQMIYDSEDNSYFGRSIESWAKIGIFYVAFYGVLAALVAICMWAFFQTLDPRIPKWTLDRSLIGTNPGLGFRPLPPLDNVESTLIWYKGTQHENYKHWTDSLNDFLAVYKVPGLTPGRGQNIYNCDYNQPPPQGQVCDVDIKSWAPCTRENNYSYHKSAPCIFLKLNKIYGWIPEYYNNSRDLPESMPSSLKTYIAEVEKSEPIKLNTIWVSCEGENPADQENIGAINYLPIRGFPGYFYPYQNSEGYLSPLVAVHFQRPKRGIIINVECKAWARNIIHDRKDRIGSVHYELLID is encoded by the exons ATGCCGACCATTACGGAGGATTGTATAGACGGATTCCAGCAGTACTATGCCAGGCCGCCAGAGAGACCCAAGAAGAAGTCACTGAAACAGATGATATACGACTCTGAGGATAACTCCTACTTCGGTCGTTCTATCGAAAGCTGGG CCAAGATTGGAATCTTCTATGTGGCCTTCTACGGAGTCCTTGCAGCCCTGGTGGCCATTTGTATGTGGGCATTCTTCCAAACACTCGATCCTCGCATTCCAAAATGGACCCTTGACCGCTCCCTGATCGGCACAAACCCCG GCTTGGGCTTCCGCCCATTACCGCCACTTGATAACGTGGAAAGCACTCTGATATGGTATAAGGGCACACAACACGAGAACTACAAGCACTGGACGGATTCTCTGAATGATTTCCTTGCTG TTTACAAAGTACCTGGACTGACTCCTGGACGTGGTCAGAACATCTACAATTGCGATTACAACCAACCGCCACCCCAGGGTCAGGTGTGCGATGTTGACATCAAGTCCTGGGCACCCTGCACCAGGGAAAACAACTACAGCTACCACAAGAGCGCACCCTGCATTTTCTTGAAGCTTAACAAGATCTATGGCTGGATTCCGGAATACTACAACAACTCCCGAGACTTGCCGGAATCCATGCCgtcgagcttaaaaacctaCATTGCCGAGGTTGAAAAATCCGAACCCATTAAG CTAAACACTATCTGGGTGTCTTGTGAAGGTGAAAACCCAGCTGACCAAGAAAACATTGGTGCCATCAATTACCTGCCCATCAGAGGCTTCCCCGGATACTTCTATCCGTATCAAAATTCCGAGGGCTACTTGAGCCCACTGGTAGCGGTTCATTTCCAGCGTCCCAAAC GTGGCATCATTATAAACGTGGAATGCAAGGCATGGGCTCGTAATATCATTCATGATCGCAAGGACAGGATCGGTTCCGTGCATTATGAGCTCCTTATTGATTAA
- the LOC6497303 gene encoding sodium/potassium-transporting ATPase subunit beta-2 isoform X2, with product MSKREAISPSFTDDDLNSLRKPKPFILSKFLYNAEDGTVMGRDRASWAKIGIFYVAFYGVLAALVAICMWAFFQTLDPRIPKWTLDRSLIGTNPGLGFRPLPPLDNVESTLIWYKGTQHENYKHWTDSLNDFLAVYKVPGLTPGRGQNIYNCDYNQPPPQGQVCDVDIKSWAPCTRENNYSYHKSAPCIFLKLNKIYGWIPEYYNNSRDLPESMPSSLKTYIAEVEKSEPIKLNTIWVSCEGENPADQENIGAINYLPIRGFPGYFYPYQNSEGYLSPLVAVHFQRPKRGIIINVECKAWARNIIHDRKDRIGSVHYELLID from the exons ATGTCGAAGCGAGAAGCAATTTCTCCGTCTTTTACGGACGATGATCTGAACAGCTTACGCAAGCCCAAGCCCTTCATCTTGagcaaatttttatataacGCCGAGGATGGCACGGTTATGGGCAGAGATCGTGCATCATGGG CCAAGATTGGAATCTTCTATGTGGCCTTCTACGGAGTCCTTGCAGCCCTGGTGGCCATTTGTATGTGGGCATTCTTCCAAACACTCGATCCTCGCATTCCAAAATGGACCCTTGACCGCTCCCTGATCGGCACAAACCCCG GCTTGGGCTTCCGCCCATTACCGCCACTTGATAACGTGGAAAGCACTCTGATATGGTATAAGGGCACACAACACGAGAACTACAAGCACTGGACGGATTCTCTGAATGATTTCCTTGCTG TTTACAAAGTACCTGGACTGACTCCTGGACGTGGTCAGAACATCTACAATTGCGATTACAACCAACCGCCACCCCAGGGTCAGGTGTGCGATGTTGACATCAAGTCCTGGGCACCCTGCACCAGGGAAAACAACTACAGCTACCACAAGAGCGCACCCTGCATTTTCTTGAAGCTTAACAAGATCTATGGCTGGATTCCGGAATACTACAACAACTCCCGAGACTTGCCGGAATCCATGCCgtcgagcttaaaaacctaCATTGCCGAGGTTGAAAAATCCGAACCCATTAAG CTAAACACTATCTGGGTGTCTTGTGAAGGTGAAAACCCAGCTGACCAAGAAAACATTGGTGCCATCAATTACCTGCCCATCAGAGGCTTCCCCGGATACTTCTATCCGTATCAAAATTCCGAGGGCTACTTGAGCCCACTGGTAGCGGTTCATTTCCAGCGTCCCAAAC GTGGCATCATTATAAACGTGGAATGCAAGGCATGGGCTCGTAATATCATTCATGATCGCAAGGACAGGATCGGTTCCGTGCATTATGAGCTCCTTATTGATTAA
- the LOC6497304 gene encoding sodium/potassium-transporting ATPase subunit beta-1 codes for MSKNNGKGAKGEFEFPQPAKKQTFSEMIYSPQDGTFFGRTGKNWGQLLLFYTIFYIVLAALFTICMQGLLSTISDTEPKWKLHESLIGTNPGLGFRPLSEQTERGSVIEFDSKKPAESDYWIELIDDFLREYNHTEGRDMKHCNFGQQKDPSDVCVVNIDSFGGCSKANSYGYKSNQPCIFLKLNKIFGWEPEVYDEAEKDMPETLKYYMKDKSPEQLKQIWVSCNGHLSKDKENFENINYYPSHGFPSYYYPFLNQQGYLSPLVAVQFISPPKGQMLDIECRAWAKNIIYSGSARDRMGSVTFQLLVD; via the exons ATGTCGAAGAATAACGGAAAAGGCGCCAAAGGCGAATTTGAATTCCCGCAACCAGCTAAAAAGCAAACCTTTTCGGAAATGATCTATAGTCCCCAGGATGGAACGTTTTTTGGTAGAACCGGAAAGAATTGGG GTCAACTCTTGTTGTTCTACACCATTTTCTACATCGTCCTGGCGGCCCTGTTCACCATTTGCATGCAAGGACTCCTGTCCACCATCAGCGACACTGAGCCCAAGTGGAAGCTTCACGAGTCGCTGATAGGCACCAATCCAGGACTGGGATTCCGTCCCCTGAGCGAGCAGACCGAACGAGGCTCTGTCATTGAGTTTGACAGCAAGAAGCCAGCCGAGAGCGACTACTGGATCGAGCTGATTGATGACTTCCTCCGGG AGTACAACCACACTGAGGGCCGGGACATGAAGCACTGCAATTTCGGACAGCAGAAAGATCCCAGCGATGTGTGCGTTGTGAACATCGATTCATTCGGCGGTTGCTCCAAGGCCAATAGCTACGGTTACAAGTCCAACCAGCCATGCATATTCCTGAAGCTGAACAAGATCTTTGGCTGGGAGCCGGAGGTGTACGACGAAGCGGAAAAGGACATGCCCGAGACTCTGAAGTACTACATGAAAGACAAGAGTCCTGAGCAG ctTAAGCAAATCTGGGTGAGCTGCAATGGGCACTTGAGCAAGGACAAGGAGAACTTCGAGAACATAAATTACTATCCCAGTCATGGATTCCCCAGCTACTACTACCCGTTCCTGAACCAGCAAGGCTACCTGAGTCCCTTGGTCGCCGTGCAGTTCATCTCCCCGCCCAAGGGTCAAATGCTGGACATCGAGTGCCGGGCTTGGGCCAAGAACATCATCTACAGCGGCAGTGCTCGCGACCGTATGGGTTCGGTGACCTTCCAGCTTCTGGTGGACTAA
- the LOC6498234 gene encoding uncharacterized protein KIAA0513 has product MVDAKPQPPPAGAVPGTPPAGFAGERSKIKLFMERTPSIGALKSKFLTVLGNSNELLNGISNKLTLSSSSSDSDYCDDDEDIPKFDESIDYTKIDFEGRRVKARRAHEEIISGRYRQPNLAPRPRLEPSRGRNHAGSKQGGPPRSSSGSSSSSGGSSTDESSSLSLPEHLAARSHDLSSTTRSDSLESRHSGGYERARAIAGARRSEMDMQKDMQRIGELGEAAPPHIDVQPPTEGGGQFGSTTGRQQWGGGGAGGSNSMRVPPRSRTSNSSTLTSLRDEPDQMLASPSMESTDWRHFIRSESQNSVPSWASSISLDCRAGEEPVKEFMKHFTALLFGGPTNVINLELKSEFGVLLRLEIGRLWFTRFLTEQRHKSKRLDSATFGGLAQYFALALFECGECEDYGPAGVLMNLCFLFYHEVEVPGCDPYREYLFISLRQQPIWQQSRFWNAIFLENLQAEREHRISGQLRRQQRRQQRQQQKQAAGTGAGGGGGVTDKSLRKQEGDSSSSSSHQAVQSAAPAATGSTSANRRQSRTSLGQPQTGKELEDIAFRQLGALTCNMHSLGTSQDICLDFLKKHIVALNLSKDKAKLIRDNIYRMYHETQLWGARHV; this is encoded by the exons ATGGTGGATGCAAAGCCACAGCCACCCCCGGCGGGAGCGGTGCCGGGAACGCCTCCGGCTGGCTTCGCCGGCGAGCGATCGAAAATCAAATTGTTCATGGAACGGACACCCAGCATCGGGGCACTCAAGTCCAAGTTCCTCACAGTGCTGGGCAACAGCAACGAGCTGCTCAACGGAATATCAAATAAG TTGACACTGAGCAGTAGCAGCAGTGATTCCGACTACTGTGACGACGACGAGGATATTCCCAAGT TTGACGAGAGCATCGATTACACGAAAATCGACTTTGAGGGACGTCGGGTTAAGGCTCGAAGGGCTCATGAAGAAATTATATCCGGACGCTATCGCCAGCCCAACTTAGCACCAC GACCCCGTTTGGAGCCATCTCGTGGTCGCAACCATGCTGGCAGCAAGCAAGGCGGTCCACCCCGTTCCAGTTCTGGTTCCTCCAGCAGCTCTGGTGGTAGCAGCACAGATGAAAGCAGCTCCTTGTCACTGCCGGAGCATCTGGCGGCTCGATCTCACGACTTAAGTAGCACCACTCGCTCCGACTCCCTTGAGTCGCGGCATTCCGGCGGATACGAGCGTGCTCGGGCTATTGCCGGAGCCCGGCGCAGTGAAATGGACATGCAAAAGGACATGCAGCGCATTGGGGAGCTGGGCGAGGCCGCCCCACCCCATATCGATGTCCAGCCACCCACGGAAGGCGGGGGTCAGTTTGGATCGACGACCGGGCGCCAGCAGTGGGGTGGCGGAGGAGCTGGTGGTAGCAACTCGATGCGAGTGCCGCCGCGCAGCCGCACTTCCAACAGCAGCACTCTGACAAGCCTGAGGGACGAGCCGGACCAGATGCTGGCCAGTCCCAGCATGGAGTCCACTGACTGGAGGCACTTCATCCGCTCCGAGTCACAGAACTCGGTGCCGTCGTGGGCCTCCTCCATTAGTCTGGACTGTCGGGCGGGGGAGGAGCCCGTCAAGGAGTTCATGAAGCATTTCACAGCCCTGCTCTTCGGCGGACCTACCAACGTCATCAACCTGGAACTTAAGTCGGAGTTCGGGGTGCTGCTGCGTCTGGAAATCGGCCGGCTGTGGTTCACCCGGTTCCTCACGGAACAGCGACACAAATCTAAGAGACTCGACTCCGCCACTTTCGGCGGCCTGGCCCAGTACTTTGCCCTGGCACTGTTCGAGTGCGGGGAATGCGAGGACTACGGCCCAGCGGGGGTGTTGATGAACCTTTGCTTCCTCTTCTACCACGAGGTCGAGGTCCCTGGCTGCGATCCTTACCGAGAGTACCTATTCATCTCGCTGCGCCAGCAACCCATCTGGCAGCAGTCCCGCTTTTGGAACGCCATCTTCCTAGAGAATCTGCAGGCTGAGCGGGAGCACCGCATAAGCGGTCAGCTAAGGCgccagcagcgacgacaacagAGGCAGCAGCAAAAGCAGGCCGCTGGAACAGGAGCtgggggaggaggaggagtcacGGATAAATCGCTAAGGAAACAGGAAGGCGACTCGTCGTCTAGCTCCTCGCACCAAGCGGTGCAATCGGCGGCTCCGGCGGCCACTGGCTCCACTTCCGCTAATCGGAGACAGAGCAGGACTAGCTTAGGGCAGCCCCAGACTGGCAAGGAGTTGGAGGACATCGCATTTCGACAGTTAGG GGCCTTAACATGCAATATGCATTCTCTGGGCACTTCCCAAGATATATGCCTCGActttcttaaaaaacacatcGTGGCACTTAACCTGTCCAAAG ATAAAGCCAAACTTATTAGAGACAATATATATCGCATGTACCACGAGACACAACTTTGGGGTGCCCGACACGTCTGA